A genomic region of Streptomyces sp. R33 contains the following coding sequences:
- a CDS encoding fumarate hydratase, protein MPEFAYTDLLPLGEDTTPYRLVTSEGVSTFEADGRTFLKVEPEALRKLAEEAIHDIQHFLRPAHLAQLRRIIDDPEASSNDKFVALDLLKNANIAAAGVLPMCQDTGTAIVMGKRGQNVLTEGADEAALSRGIYDAYTRLNLRYSQMAPLTMWEEKNTGSNLPAQIELYATDGGAYKFLFMAKGGGSANKSFLYQETKAVLNEASMMKFLEEKIRSLGTAACPPYHLAIVVGGTSAEHALKTAKYASAHYLDELPREGSPLGHGFRDEALEQQVFELTQKIGIGAQFGGKYFCHDVRVVRLPRHGASLPVAIAVSCSADRQATAKITAEGVFLEQLERDPARFLPDTTDEHLSDSSDVVSIDLNQPMDEILATLTKHPVKTRLSLTGPLVVARDIAHAKIKELLDSGAEMPQYLKDHPVYYAGPAKTPEGYASGSFGPTTAGRMDSYVEQFQAAGGSKVMLAKGNRSQQVTDACGTHGGFYLGSIGGPAARLAQDCIKKVEVLEYEELGMEAVWKIEVEDFPAFIVVDDKGNDFFQNPAPEPTFTHIPVRGPGL, encoded by the coding sequence ATGCCAGAGTTTGCGTACACCGACCTGCTGCCCCTGGGCGAGGACACCACCCCCTACCGGCTGGTGACCTCGGAGGGCGTCTCGACCTTCGAGGCCGACGGCCGTACGTTCCTCAAGGTCGAGCCGGAGGCGCTGCGCAAGCTCGCCGAAGAGGCCATCCACGACATCCAGCACTTCCTGCGCCCCGCGCACCTCGCGCAGCTGCGCCGGATCATCGACGACCCCGAGGCCTCGTCGAACGACAAGTTCGTCGCGCTCGACCTCCTCAAGAACGCGAACATCGCGGCGGCGGGCGTCCTGCCGATGTGCCAGGACACGGGCACGGCGATCGTGATGGGCAAGCGCGGCCAGAACGTGCTGACGGAGGGCGCCGACGAGGCGGCCCTCTCCCGCGGCATCTACGACGCGTACACGCGCCTGAACCTGCGCTACTCGCAGATGGCCCCGCTCACGATGTGGGAGGAGAAGAACACCGGCTCGAACCTGCCCGCGCAGATCGAGCTGTACGCGACGGACGGCGGCGCGTACAAGTTCCTCTTCATGGCCAAGGGCGGCGGCTCGGCCAACAAGTCGTTCCTCTACCAGGAGACCAAGGCGGTCCTCAACGAGGCCTCCATGATGAAGTTCCTGGAGGAGAAGATCCGCTCGCTGGGCACCGCGGCCTGCCCGCCGTACCACCTGGCGATCGTGGTCGGCGGCACGTCGGCGGAGCACGCGCTCAAGACGGCGAAGTACGCCTCGGCGCACTACCTGGACGAGCTGCCGCGCGAGGGCTCCCCCCTCGGCCACGGCTTCCGCGACGAGGCGCTGGAGCAGCAGGTCTTCGAGCTGACGCAGAAGATCGGCATCGGCGCGCAGTTCGGCGGCAAGTACTTCTGCCACGACGTCCGCGTCGTGCGCCTCCCGCGCCACGGCGCGTCCCTGCCGGTCGCGATCGCCGTGTCCTGCTCGGCGGACCGCCAGGCCACCGCGAAGATCACCGCCGAGGGCGTCTTCCTGGAGCAGCTGGAGCGCGACCCGGCCCGCTTCCTGCCGGACACCACCGACGAGCACCTCAGCGACTCCTCGGACGTCGTGTCCATCGACCTGAACCAGCCCATGGACGAGATCCTGGCGACCCTGACCAAGCACCCGGTCAAGACCCGCCTTTCCCTGACGGGCCCGCTGGTCGTGGCGCGCGACATCGCGCACGCCAAGATCAAGGAGCTGCTGGACTCGGGCGCCGAGATGCCGCAGTACCTGAAGGACCACCCGGTCTACTACGCGGGCCCGGCGAAGACCCCCGAGGGCTACGCCTCGGGCTCCTTCGGCCCGACCACGGCCGGCCGCATGGACTCGTACGTCGAGCAGTTCCAGGCGGCGGGCGGCTCGAAGGTCATGCTGGCCAAGGGCAACCGCTCGCAGCAGGTGACGGACGCGTGCGGCACGCACGGCGGCTTCTACCTGGGCTCGATCGGCGGCCCGGCGGCGCGCCTGGCCCAGGACTGCATCAAGAAGGTCGAGGTCCTGGAGTACGAGGAGCTCGGCATGGAGGCGGTCTGGAAGATCGAGGTCGAGGACTTCCCGGCGTTCATCGTCGTGGACGACAAGGGCAACGACTTCTTCCAGAACCCGGCCCCGGAGCCGACGTTCACCCACATCCCGGTCCGCGGCCCGGGCCTGTAG
- a CDS encoding glycerophosphodiester phosphodiesterase yields the protein MNRQYAQSFTARDVRVIAHRGASHEHPEHTLAAYRQAIADGADALECDVRLSADGRLVCVHDRRVERTSDGRGVVSAMTYEELAGLDFGGWKGEEHRGAQVLLFEDLLKEALAADRPVGLAVETKHPTRAGGRLEAELVRVLKDHGLADGSDGRVEVMSFSRNALTRLNRLAPGLPAVYLIERRLRPARPPFAGHAGPGIDLLRKDPGLVARLKAKGLRVRVWTVDEPEDVELCLRLGVDTLITNRPREVREYLNGL from the coding sequence ATGAATCGGCAGTACGCGCAGTCCTTCACCGCCCGCGACGTGCGGGTCATCGCCCATCGGGGGGCCTCACACGAGCACCCCGAGCACACCCTGGCCGCCTACCGGCAGGCCATCGCCGACGGCGCCGACGCGCTGGAGTGCGACGTACGGCTGAGCGCCGACGGGCGGCTCGTGTGCGTGCACGACCGGCGGGTGGAGCGGACCTCCGACGGGCGCGGGGTCGTCTCCGCCATGACGTACGAGGAGCTGGCCGGCCTCGACTTCGGCGGCTGGAAGGGCGAGGAGCACCGCGGGGCGCAGGTGCTGCTCTTCGAGGACCTGCTCAAGGAGGCGCTCGCCGCCGACCGGCCCGTCGGGCTGGCCGTCGAGACCAAGCACCCCACCCGCGCCGGCGGCCGCCTGGAGGCCGAGCTCGTACGGGTCCTGAAGGACCACGGGCTGGCCGACGGCTCCGACGGCCGCGTCGAGGTGATGAGCTTCTCCCGCAACGCCCTGACCCGGCTGAACCGGCTGGCTCCCGGCCTGCCCGCCGTCTACCTGATCGAGCGGCGGCTGCGGCCGGCCCGGCCCCCGTTCGCGGGGCACGCCGGACCCGGTATCGACCTGCTGCGCAAGGATCCGGGGCTGGTGGCGCGGCTGAAGGCCAAGGGGCTGCGGGTGCGGGTCTGGACGGTCGACGAGCCGGAGGACGTGGAGCTGTGCCTGCGCCTCGGCGTGGACACGCTGATCACCAACCGGCCCCGCGAGGTACGGGAGTACCTGAACGGCCTGTGA
- a CDS encoding ricin-type beta-trefoil lectin domain protein, translated as MTRVRTRPGLRSTVAAVAAIAAALGGVTAITPMAQAATGPAAAATPLSPELEAVRAAEAVKIYGDPAIRPLNERKTGLISLGDSEISGEGVGNYDPATNTPDNQCHRSPDSAIHRTGIPADLTFNAACSGGYTGNIRIGGSKQYADELVQSDNLAIKARNTKIKMVLLVAGANDDLQFGPVMTDCVTRWVLSQGTCEPKYGPGWQARVDGLKPKVESTVADLKTVMRDAGYADSDYKLVVMGYPSPIGPDFYDNPNFPGKLPGGCAGYDSDAAWGRNYAVPTFEKGMRAAALASGATYLDNSRLFQGHEVCMEDSWARGLYLDLGDHFPWDENTARQSFHPNYRGHGAFASCLTQLYDSGLREASCADPASTGTPVLQAGAWDDLYRPLKNQSTGNCLDSSGGASANDTKVIGWDCHGGRNQGWWYDSAKKSVHIELTHDRCLDAPGANYGAGTGLILWNCHGGANQQWVRDGATLRPAAAPGMCLTVAAAHDQLRLQTCNGSANQRFV; from the coding sequence ATGACACGTGTACGTACGAGACCCGGGCTCAGATCTACCGTCGCCGCCGTCGCGGCGATCGCGGCCGCCCTCGGGGGCGTCACCGCCATCACCCCCATGGCCCAGGCCGCGACCGGCCCCGCAGCGGCCGCCACTCCGCTCTCGCCCGAGCTGGAGGCCGTCCGCGCGGCGGAGGCCGTCAAGATCTACGGCGACCCGGCGATCCGCCCGCTGAACGAGCGCAAGACCGGCCTGATCTCGCTCGGCGACAGCGAGATTTCGGGCGAAGGCGTCGGCAACTACGACCCGGCGACCAACACCCCGGACAACCAGTGCCACCGCTCGCCGGACTCCGCGATCCACCGCACCGGCATCCCGGCCGACCTGACCTTCAACGCCGCCTGCTCCGGCGGCTACACCGGCAACATCCGGATCGGCGGCAGCAAGCAGTACGCCGACGAGCTGGTGCAGAGCGACAACCTGGCCATCAAGGCGCGCAACACGAAGATCAAGATGGTGCTGCTCGTCGCCGGAGCCAACGACGACCTCCAGTTCGGCCCGGTCATGACCGACTGCGTGACCCGCTGGGTGCTCAGCCAGGGCACGTGCGAGCCCAAGTACGGCCCCGGCTGGCAGGCGCGCGTCGACGGCCTGAAGCCCAAGGTCGAGTCCACCGTCGCCGACCTCAAGACGGTCATGCGCGACGCGGGCTACGCCGACTCCGACTACAAGCTCGTCGTGATGGGCTACCCCAGCCCCATCGGCCCCGACTTCTACGACAACCCGAACTTCCCCGGCAAGCTCCCCGGAGGCTGCGCCGGTTACGACTCCGACGCCGCCTGGGGCCGCAACTACGCGGTGCCCACCTTCGAGAAGGGCATGCGCGCGGCGGCCCTGGCCTCGGGCGCCACGTACCTGGACAACTCGCGGCTCTTCCAAGGGCACGAGGTGTGCATGGAGGACTCCTGGGCCCGCGGCCTCTACCTGGACCTCGGCGACCACTTCCCGTGGGACGAGAACACCGCCCGCCAGTCCTTCCACCCCAACTACCGCGGCCACGGCGCCTTCGCGTCCTGTCTGACCCAGCTCTACGACTCGGGCCTGCGCGAGGCCTCCTGCGCCGACCCTGCGAGCACCGGCACCCCGGTCCTGCAGGCCGGTGCCTGGGACGACCTGTACCGGCCGCTGAAGAACCAGTCGACCGGCAACTGCCTCGACTCCAGCGGCGGCGCCAGCGCCAATGACACCAAGGTCATCGGCTGGGACTGCCACGGCGGCCGCAACCAGGGCTGGTGGTACGACTCCGCGAAGAAGTCCGTCCACATCGAGCTCACCCACGACCGCTGCCTGGACGCCCCGGGCGCCAACTACGGCGCGGGCACCGGCCTGATCCTCTGGAACTGCCACGGCGGCGCGAACCAGCAGTGGGTCCGCGACGGCGCCACCCTGCGCCCCGCGGCCGCCCCGGGCATGTGCCTGACCGTGGCCGCCGCCCACGACCAGCTGCGCCTGCAGACCTGCAACGGCTCGGCGAACCAGCGCTTCGTGTAG
- a CDS encoding class II fumarate hydratase — protein sequence MTDDQNQGTYRTEHDSMGEVRVPAHAKWRAQTQRAVENFPVSGQRLERAHIEALARIKAAAAAVNAKLGVVDEDIAEAIRSAAAEVAEGRWDEHFPVDVFQTGSGTSSNMNTNEVIATLAGERLGREVHPNDHVNASQSSNDVFPSSIHIAATAAVTRELIPALEHLAAALERKAAEFAEVVKAGRTHLMDATPVTLGQEFGGYAAQVRYGVERLRAALPRLAELPLGGTAVGTGINTPPGFSAAVIAEVAAATGLPLTEARNHFEAQGARDALVETSGMLRTIAVSLTKISNDLRWMASGPRTGLAEINLPDLQPGSSIMPGKVNPVVPEAVLMVAAQVTGNDTTVAVAGAAGNFELNVMLPVMAKNLLESIRLLGNASRLLADRTVDGITANAARAREFAESSPSVVTPLNRYIGYEEAAKVAKKSLAERKTIREVVLEAGYVERGDLTLEQLDEALDVLRMTRP from the coding sequence ATGACCGACGATCAGAACCAGGGCACCTACCGGACCGAGCACGACTCGATGGGCGAGGTACGGGTGCCCGCGCACGCCAAATGGCGGGCCCAGACCCAGCGCGCGGTGGAGAACTTCCCCGTCTCCGGGCAGCGTCTGGAGCGCGCCCACATCGAGGCGCTCGCCCGCATCAAGGCCGCGGCCGCCGCGGTGAACGCGAAGCTGGGGGTGGTGGACGAGGACATCGCCGAGGCGATCCGGTCCGCCGCCGCCGAGGTGGCCGAGGGGCGCTGGGACGAGCACTTCCCGGTCGACGTGTTCCAGACCGGGTCCGGGACCTCGTCCAACATGAACACCAACGAGGTCATCGCCACCCTGGCCGGCGAGCGGCTCGGTCGCGAGGTCCACCCCAACGACCACGTCAACGCCTCGCAGAGCTCCAACGACGTGTTCCCGTCGTCCATCCACATCGCCGCGACCGCCGCCGTCACCCGCGAGCTGATCCCGGCCCTGGAGCACCTCGCCGCCGCCCTGGAGCGCAAGGCCGCCGAGTTCGCCGAGGTGGTCAAGGCGGGCCGCACGCACCTGATGGACGCCACCCCGGTGACGCTGGGCCAGGAGTTCGGCGGGTACGCCGCCCAGGTGCGCTACGGCGTCGAGCGGCTGCGGGCGGCGCTGCCCCGGCTGGCCGAACTGCCGCTGGGCGGGACCGCCGTGGGCACCGGGATCAACACGCCGCCCGGGTTCTCGGCCGCCGTGATCGCCGAGGTGGCCGCCGCGACCGGACTGCCGCTGACCGAGGCCCGCAACCACTTCGAGGCCCAGGGGGCGCGGGACGCGCTGGTGGAGACCTCGGGAATGCTCCGTACGATCGCCGTCTCCCTGACGAAGATCTCCAACGATCTGCGCTGGATGGCCTCGGGGCCGCGCACGGGATTGGCCGAAATTAATCTGCCTGATCTCCAGCCGGGCTCCTCGATCATGCCCGGGAAGGTCAATCCGGTGGTCCCGGAGGCCGTACTCATGGTCGCCGCACAGGTGACCGGGAACGACACGACCGTCGCCGTCGCGGGGGCGGCCGGCAATTTCGAGCTCAATGTGATGCTCCCGGTGATGGCGAAGAACCTGCTGGAATCGATCCGGCTGCTCGGCAACGCGAGCCGCCTGCTGGCCGACCGCACCGTCGACGGGATCACCGCGAACGCGGCCCGGGCCAGGGAGTTCGCCGAGTCCTCCCCCTCCGTGGTGACCCCGCTGAACCGGTACATCGGCTACGAGGAGGCGGCCAAGGTCGCCAAGAAGTCCCTCGCCGAGCGGAAGACGATCAGGGAGGTCGTACTGGAGGCCGGGTACGTCGAACGCGGCGACCTGACGCTGGAACAGCTGGACGAGGCTCTCGACGTCCTGCGGATGACCCGGCCCTGA
- a CDS encoding DUF402 domain-containing protein, with protein sequence MTGTGGRGGGDAQGTRWRPGEQILWRYRDHAPGLKGAVHICRPVTVVQDTDELLAVWMAPGTECVKPVLADGSPVHGEPLATRYTAPRTTVRSRWFGAGVLKLARPGDPWSVWLFWEHGWRFKNWYVNLEEPRTRWSGGIDSVDHFLDISVYPDRTWTWRDEDEFAQAQRSGLMDAEQARQVQVAGRAAVDVIKAWGAPFCDGWQDWRPDPAWGVPALPEDWDRTPAHMTS encoded by the coding sequence ATGACAGGTACCGGAGGCCGCGGGGGCGGCGACGCGCAGGGCACCCGCTGGCGGCCCGGGGAGCAGATCCTCTGGCGCTACCGCGACCACGCCCCGGGCCTGAAGGGCGCGGTCCACATCTGCCGTCCGGTGACCGTGGTGCAGGACACCGACGAGCTGCTGGCGGTGTGGATGGCCCCCGGCACCGAGTGCGTCAAGCCGGTGCTGGCCGACGGCAGCCCCGTCCACGGGGAGCCGCTCGCCACCCGGTACACCGCGCCGCGCACCACCGTACGGTCGCGCTGGTTCGGCGCCGGCGTGCTGAAGCTGGCCCGGCCCGGTGACCCGTGGTCGGTGTGGCTGTTCTGGGAGCACGGCTGGCGGTTCAAGAACTGGTACGTGAACCTCGAGGAGCCGCGGACCCGGTGGTCCGGCGGGATCGACTCCGTGGACCACTTCCTGGACATCTCCGTCTACCCGGACCGCACGTGGACGTGGCGGGACGAGGACGAGTTCGCGCAGGCCCAGCGGTCCGGGCTGATGGACGCGGAACAGGCCCGCCAGGTGCAGGTCGCGGGGCGTGCCGCGGTGGACGTGATCAAGGCCTGGGGGGCTCCGTTCTGCGACGGCTGGCAGGACTGGCGGCCGGATCCGGCCTGGGGGGTTCCGGCCCTTCCCGAGGACTGGGACCGCACTCCGGCGCATATGACCTCATGA
- a CDS encoding SpoIIE family protein phosphatase, with amino-acid sequence MIPGGSRPRATHPAPDGATPSARARETGADAAAAAGRAGAARAGATPGNALAGSEAGADDAGQGSAADGRAGSAGAGAGGTAYEGQGSAVADVLGGSAPPPDGGMARREGDRLRFVGAATRRIARGIDLDEIVLGLCRATVPTFSDAILVYLRDPLPVGDERPIGPVVLRLRRTDRLRPIDDLTGAEGAGAAGAAGELDFSQLPMVGPQGDLPAAELCEIRTGGALAEVLRGVRPVFGSAAGAKDALPELLGSEHPVPRGQRAILAPLRGRRRVIGAAVFLRSPERPAFEQNDLLVAAQLATHTALGIDKAVLYGREAYIADELQRTMLPDSLPQPTGVRLASRYLPAAETARVGGDWYDAIPLPGSRVALVVGDVMGHSMTSAAIMGQLRTTAQTLAQLDLPPAEVLHHLDEQAQRLGSDRMATCLYAVYDPVSHRITIANAGHPPPVLLHLGGRAEVLRVPPGAPIGVGGVDFEAVELDAPAGATLLLYTDGLVESRLRDVWTGIEQLRERLATTAQLTGLDHPPPLEALCDDVLDMLGPGDRDDDIALLAARFDGIAPSDVAYWFLDPEETAPGRARRFARRALTRWGLEELQDSLELLVSEVVTNAVRYAERPVTLRLLRTDVLRCEVGDDSPQLPRQRRARDTDEGGRGLFLVNRMARRWGATRLSSGKVVWFELPLPGPNDRR; translated from the coding sequence GTGATACCGGGCGGCTCCCGCCCCCGCGCAACGCACCCCGCCCCGGACGGGGCCACCCCCTCGGCCCGCGCCCGCGAAACCGGGGCTGACGCAGCCGCAGCCGCCGGGCGGGCCGGCGCAGCCCGGGCCGGCGCCACCCCCGGGAACGCTCTCGCGGGCAGCGAAGCCGGGGCCGACGACGCCGGGCAAGGCTCCGCAGCCGACGGCCGAGCCGGCTCGGCAGGTGCCGGTGCCGGAGGCACGGCGTACGAAGGGCAGGGTTCCGCCGTGGCCGATGTCCTCGGCGGGAGCGCGCCCCCGCCGGACGGCGGGATGGCGCGGCGCGAAGGGGACCGGCTGCGCTTCGTCGGGGCCGCCACCCGGCGGATCGCCCGCGGCATCGACCTCGACGAGATCGTGCTGGGACTGTGCCGGGCCACCGTGCCGACGTTCTCGGACGCCATCCTCGTCTACCTGCGCGATCCCCTGCCGGTGGGCGACGAGCGTCCCATCGGCCCGGTCGTTTTAAGGCTGCGCCGCACCGACCGGCTCCGGCCGATCGACGATCTGACCGGAGCGGAAGGCGCCGGGGCCGCGGGGGCCGCCGGCGAGCTCGACTTCAGCCAGCTGCCGATGGTCGGCCCGCAGGGTGACCTGCCCGCGGCCGAGCTGTGCGAGATCCGCACCGGCGGGGCCCTCGCCGAGGTCCTGCGCGGCGTACGGCCCGTCTTCGGGTCCGCCGCAGGGGCCAAGGACGCGCTGCCGGAGCTGCTCGGCTCGGAGCACCCCGTACCGCGCGGCCAGCGGGCCATCCTCGCGCCGCTGCGCGGCCGGCGCCGCGTCATCGGCGCGGCGGTGTTCCTGCGCAGCCCCGAACGGCCCGCGTTCGAGCAGAACGACCTGCTGGTCGCCGCGCAGCTGGCCACCCACACCGCGCTCGGCATCGACAAGGCGGTCCTGTACGGCCGCGAGGCGTACATCGCCGACGAGCTCCAGCGCACCATGCTCCCCGACAGCCTCCCCCAGCCCACCGGGGTGCGGCTCGCCTCGCGCTACCTGCCCGCCGCCGAGACGGCCCGGGTCGGCGGCGACTGGTACGACGCCATACCGCTGCCCGGCAGCCGGGTCGCGCTCGTCGTCGGGGACGTCATGGGCCACTCCATGACCTCCGCCGCGATCATGGGCCAGCTCCGCACCACGGCCCAGACCCTGGCCCAGCTGGACCTGCCGCCCGCCGAGGTCCTGCACCACCTGGACGAGCAGGCCCAGCGCCTCGGCTCCGACCGCATGGCGACCTGCCTGTACGCGGTCTACGACCCCGTCTCGCACCGGATCACCATCGCCAACGCCGGCCACCCCCCGCCCGTGCTCCTGCACCTGGGCGGCCGCGCCGAGGTGCTCCGCGTGCCCCCCGGCGCCCCCATCGGCGTGGGAGGCGTGGACTTCGAGGCCGTGGAGCTGGACGCCCCCGCGGGGGCCACCCTGCTGCTGTACACCGACGGCCTGGTGGAGTCCCGGCTGCGCGACGTGTGGACCGGCATCGAGCAGCTGCGCGAGCGGCTCGCCACCACCGCCCAGCTGACCGGACTGGACCATCCGCCGCCGCTGGAGGCCCTGTGCGACGACGTGCTGGACATGCTGGGCCCGGGCGACCGGGACGACGACATCGCGCTGCTCGCGGCCCGCTTCGACGGGATCGCGCCCAGTGACGTGGCGTACTGGTTCCTGGACCCGGAGGAGACCGCTCCGGGCCGGGCCCGCCGGTTCGCCCGCCGCGCGCTGACCCGGTGGGGCCTGGAGGAGCTCCAGGACTCCCTCGAGCTGCTGGTCAGCGAGGTGGTCACCAATGCCGTGCGGTACGCCGAGCGGCCCGTGACGCTGCGGCTGCTGCGGACGGACGTACTGCGCTGCGAGGTCGGCGACGACTCCCCGCAGCTGCCCCGCCAGCGCCGTGCGCGGGACACCGACGAGGGCGGCCGCGGGCTGTTCCTGGTCAACCGGATGGCCCGCCGCTGGGGCGCCACCCGGCTGAGCAGCGGAAAGGTGGTCTGGTTCGAGCTCCCGTTGCCGGGGCCGAATGATCGGCGTTGA
- a CDS encoding catalase, with protein sequence MTQDAQKIPYTTNNAGIPVESDEHSLTVGPDGPVLLQDHYLIEKMAQFNRERVPERVVHAKGAGAYGVFQVTNDVSQFTRADLFQPGRRTEMLARFSTVAGEQGSPDTWRDPRGFALKFYTAEGNYDLVGNNTPVFFVRDPSKFQDFIRSQKRRPDNGLRDHDMQWDFWTLSPESAHMVTWLMGDRGIPRSYRHMNGYGSHTYLWVNGGGAKFWVKYHLKTDQGVEFLTQADADRLAGEDPDAHRRDLFESIAGSEPPSWTMHIQVMPFEDAADYRFNPFDLTKVWPHGDHPLIEVGRMTLDRNPEDYFVHIEQAAFEPSNLVPGIGPSPDKMLLGRLFSYPDTHRYRIGANYAQLPPNRSRAQVSSYAKDGAMRFEPSAAARPYAPNSYGGPAAGFDRFGEPAGWASAGEMVREAYSLHREDDDWGQPGTMVRQVLDDAARDRLVANVSGHLKDGVSAPVLARAVQYWRNIDKALGDRIAAAVQG encoded by the coding sequence GTGACCCAGGATGCGCAGAAGATCCCGTACACGACGAACAACGCCGGGATCCCGGTGGAGAGCGACGAGCACTCGCTCACCGTGGGCCCCGACGGCCCGGTCCTGCTCCAGGACCACTACCTGATCGAGAAGATGGCCCAGTTCAACCGGGAACGGGTCCCCGAGCGGGTGGTGCACGCCAAGGGCGCAGGCGCGTACGGCGTCTTCCAAGTGACGAACGACGTAAGCCAGTTCACCAGGGCCGACCTGTTCCAGCCGGGCCGCCGGACCGAGATGCTGGCCCGTTTCTCCACGGTCGCCGGTGAGCAGGGCTCCCCGGACACCTGGCGGGACCCGCGCGGATTCGCCCTGAAGTTCTATACGGCCGAGGGCAATTACGACCTGGTCGGCAACAACACGCCGGTCTTCTTCGTGCGCGACCCGAGCAAGTTCCAGGACTTCATCCGCTCGCAGAAGCGCCGCCCCGACAACGGGCTGCGCGACCACGACATGCAGTGGGACTTCTGGACCCTGTCCCCCGAGTCCGCGCACATGGTGACGTGGCTGATGGGCGACCGGGGCATCCCGAGGTCGTACCGGCACATGAACGGCTACGGCTCGCACACCTACCTGTGGGTCAACGGCGGCGGCGCGAAGTTCTGGGTGAAGTACCACCTGAAGACCGACCAGGGCGTCGAGTTCCTCACCCAGGCCGACGCCGACCGCCTCGCGGGCGAGGACCCGGACGCCCACCGCCGCGACCTGTTCGAGTCGATCGCGGGCTCCGAGCCGCCGAGCTGGACGATGCACATCCAGGTCATGCCGTTCGAGGATGCCGCGGACTACCGGTTCAACCCGTTCGACCTGACGAAGGTGTGGCCGCACGGCGACCACCCGCTGATCGAGGTCGGCCGGATGACGCTGGACCGGAACCCGGAGGACTACTTCGTCCACATCGAGCAGGCGGCCTTCGAGCCCTCCAACCTGGTGCCGGGCATCGGCCCGTCGCCGGACAAGATGCTGCTGGGCCGGCTGTTCTCGTACCCCGACACCCACCGCTACCGCATCGGGGCGAACTACGCCCAGCTCCCGCCGAACCGGTCCCGCGCGCAGGTCTCCTCGTACGCGAAGGACGGCGCGATGCGCTTCGAGCCGTCGGCCGCGGCGCGCCCGTACGCGCCGAACTCGTACGGGGGCCCGGCCGCCGGATTCGACCGCTTCGGCGAGCCGGCCGGCTGGGCCTCGGCGGGCGAGATGGTGCGGGAGGCGTACTCCCTGCACCGCGAGGACGACGACTGGGGCCAGCCGGGCACGATGGTCCGGCAGGTGCTGGACGACGCGGCCCGCGACCGGCTCGTGGCGAACGTCAGCGGGCACCTGAAGGACGGGGTCAGCGCCCCGGTACTGGCACGTGCCGTGCAGTACTGGCGCAACATCGACAAGGCGCTCGGCGACCGGATCGCGGCGGCGGTCCAGGGCTGA